Part of the Oerskovia paurometabola genome is shown below.
CGGCCTCACGGGCGTCTTCTCGACGCGCGGCGTGAGCTTCGAGCACCTCGCGACCGAGGAGGTCGAGGGCGACGGCGACGCGGGCACGATCCACGTGGGTTTCCGGGCCAGCGAACGTCGCGCGAGGGCGCTCGAGCGGGCGGTGCGACGTCTGGCGACGGTGCGCTCCGTCGTCGTGCACGGCGCTGACGGTGAGACGACCGCACCGCCGCACGAACCTGCGCGCTAGGCTGGGCGCACAACCACATACTGCTGCTCGAACCACTGCGGGAGAGCCCGGCCACCTCAGGGTGAGGTCGGCGCCGAAGGAGCAACTCCTCCCCGAGAATCTCTCAGGCCGACGTACCGCGGTGGCGAGGCAACTCTGGAAAGCGGTGGCTCCGCGCCCGCCCTCGGGCGCAGGAGTCCCCTACCGACGGTGCAAGCCGGCGCGCACCGGGTCCGTGAGGACCATGGCGGACCGGCAAAACTCTCAGGTCGACGCTGCGCGTCCGATGACAGAGCGGGGAGGAACGGGCGGGCCCCTGGGCCTGCCGTCGTCTTCCTCGCCGACCCCCGGAGACCTCCGTGACACAGCAGTCCAGCGACGCGTTCGACAGCGCGCACTTCCCGTTCCGCCACCTCGGGCCCCGCCCGGTCTCCGAGGACTCGGCCGGCGCGCCCTCGGGTGAGGTCGCGACCATGCTCGCCGAGCTCGGCTACGACTCGCTCGACGCGTTGATCGACGCCGCGGTCCCGGACTCGATCCGGACCGACCGCCCGCTCGACCTGCCCGCGGCCCGCACCGAGTCCGAGGTCCTCGCGGACCTGCGGGCCATCGCGGCCAAGAACGTCGTCAAGACGCAGATGATCGGTCTCGGCTACTACGGGACCATCACTCCCCCGGTCGTCCGGCGCAACGTGCTCGAGTCTCCCGCCTGGTACACGGCGTACACGCCGTACCAGCCCGAGATCTCCCAGGGGCGCCTCGAGGCGCTGCTCAACTTCCAGACCGTGGTCCTCGACCTGACCGGGCTCGAGGTCGCCAACGCGTCGCTGCTCGACGAGGCCACCGCGCTCGCCGAGGCGGTCGCGCTCATGTGGCGCGCGGCCAAGGGTGGGGCGGGCGTCGTCGCCCTGGACTCCGAGCTGTTCCCGCAGACGATCGCCGTGGCCCGGGCCCGGGCCGAGTCGGTGGGCCTGCCGGTGGTCGTGGTCGACCTGTCCGAGGGCGTGACGGCGGGCCTCGTCGCCGCCGGGGTGGCGGACCAGAAGCTCATCGGCGTGGTGCTGCAGCAGAGCGGCACCTCGGGCGTGGTCCGGGACCTGCGCCCCCTCGTCGCCGAGACCAAGGAGCAGGGCGCTCTGGTGACGATCGCCGCCGACCTGCTGGCCCTCACCCTGCTCGTCTCCCCCGGCGAGCTCGGTGCGGACGTCGCGGTGGGCTCCGCCCAGCGCTTCGGCGTGCCGCTGTTCTACGGCGGCCCGCACGCCGCGTTCATGGCGGTCCGCAAGGGCCTCGAGCGGTCGCTCCCGGGCCGGCTTGTCGGGGTGTCGGTCGACGCCGACGGCGACCAGGCCTACCGCCTGGCCCTGCAGACCCGCGAGCAGCACATCCGCCGCGAGAAGGCGACGAGCAACATCTGCACGGCCCAGGCGCTGCTCGCGATCGTCGCGTCGATGTACGCGGTCTACCACGGGCCCGCAGGGCTCAAGGAGATCGCGGAGCGCGTGCACTCGCGGGCCGTGGCGCTCGCGAACGGTCTGCGGGCCGCGGGCGTCGAGGTTCGCCACGAGGTCTTCTTCGACACCGTGGCGGCCGTGGTGCCGGGTCGCGCGGCAGCCCTGGTCGCTGCCGCGGCGGACGCCGGGATCAATGTGTACAACCCGGATTCTGATCATGTACAGATTGCGTGCGACGAGACGACGACCCCCGACGACGTGCTCGCGCTCGTCGAGGTCTTCGCGGCCGGCCATGACCTCGGGTTCGTCGGCGGCGGCAGCGTGCTGACCCCGGAACTGCTGCGCACGACGGACTACCTGACCCACCCGGTGTTCCACCGCCACCGCTCGGAGACCGCGATGCTGCGCTACCTGCGCTCGCTCTCCGACAAGGACCTCGCGCTCGACCGCACCATGATCCCGCTCGGCTCGTGCACCATGAAGCTCAACGCGACCGCCGAGATGGAGGCCATCTCCTGGCCCGGGTTCGCGGACCTGCATCCCTTCGTGCCCGCCGACCAGGCCCTCGGATACGCCGAGCTGATCGACGGCCTCCAGGCCCAGCTCACCGAGATCACGGGCTACGCGGGCGTCTCGGTGCAGCCCAACGCGGGGTCGCAGGGCGAGTTCGCGGGCCTGCTCGCGATCCGCGACTACCACCGCTCGCGCGGCGAGGAGGGGCGCGACGTGTGCCTCATCCCAGCCTCGGCGCACGGCACCAACGCGGCGTCGGCGGCGCTGGCGGGCATGCGCGTCGTGGTCGTGGCGACGTCCGAGAAGGGCGAGGTCCAGCTCGACGACCTGCGCGCCAAGCTCGAGCAGCACGGCCCCCAGGTCGCGGCGATCATGATCACCTACCCCTCGACCCACGGCGTCTACGAGGAGCACGTGCGCGAGGTCTGCGATCTTGTACATGCGGTTGGGGGCCAGGTGTACATCGATGGCGCGAACCTCAACGCGCTCGTCGGGCTCGCCCGGCCCGGCGAGTTCGGGGGCGACGTCTCGCACCTGAACCTGCACAAGACGTTCTGCATCCCGCACGGCGGTGGCGGCCCCGGGGTCGGACCCGTCGCCGTCGCCGAGCACCTGGTCCCGTTCCTCCCCGGGAACCCCCTCACGGGCGAGGGGGCGGCACCGGTCTCGGCCGCTCCCTTCGGCTCGGCCGGCATCCTCCCGATCTCCTACGCGTACGTCGCCCTCATGGGGCCCGACGGCCTGGAGGCCGCGACCAAGACCGCCGTGCTCGCCGCCAACTACCTGGCCAGCCGCCTGACCGAGCACTTCCCCGTGCTCTACACCGGCGAGGCGGGCCTGGTCGCGCACGAATGCATCCTCGACCTGCGCCCGATCACCGCGCAGACCGGCGTCACGGCCGAGGACGTGGCCAAGCGCCTCATGGACTACGGGTTCCACGCGCCCACGCTGTCCTTCCCGGTCGCGGGCACGCTCATGGTCGAGCCGACCGAGAGCGAGGACCTCGCCGAGCTCGAGCGCTTCGTGGCGGCGATGGTCGCGATCAAGGCCGAGATCGACGAGGTCGCGGCCGGTACGTGGGGCATCGAGGAGTCGCCGCTGCGCGGGGCGCCTCACACTGCCGCCGCGGTCGTCTCGGACGCCTGGGACAAGCCCTACTCGCGCGAGGTCGCGGCCTACCCGCTCGCTACGCTGCGGTCGGGCAAGTACTGGCCGCCCGTGCGCCGCATCGACGGGGCGCGTGGCGACCGCAACCTCGTGTGCTCCTGCCCCCCGATCGAGTCGTACTCCTGAGGTGTCAGAACCAGCGTGACCACGAGGCCACGCTGGTTCTGACACCTCGGACCCACCCCAGGACCGTCAGGGCGTGGGTGACGTAGAGGTCACCCTCGTCCTGGCACCGCAGAGAGGATCACCATGACGGAGTCCGTGCAGGACACCACCCCGGTCGCTGACCGCCTCAGCCCGCTCCACGCCGAGCACGTCGCCCTGGGGGCCTCGCTCACGAGCTTCGGCGGGTGGCAGATGCCGCTGCGCTACACGAGCGACCTGGCCGAGCACCGCGGGGTGCGCGAGGCCGCAGGCCTGTTCGACCTCTCGCACATGGGCGAGATCGAGGTCAGCGGACCCCAGGCGGCCGCAGCCCTGGACCACGCCCTCGTGGGCAACCTCACGGCGGTCGCCGTGGGCCGTGCGCGCTACACGATGATCTGCGCCGAGGACGGCTCGGTGCTCGACGACCTGGTCGTCTACCGTCTGGGCGAGGAGCGGTTCCTCGTCGTGGCCAACGCCGGGAACGCGCCGCTCGTGACCGACGAGCTGGTCCGTCGCTCGAAGGGCTTCGACGCGACCGTCACCGACCAGGCCGCGGACACCGCGCTCGTCGCGGTCCAGGGGCCGCGTGCCGAGGAGATCGTCGGCTCGCTCGTGGCGCCCGGCGATGTACAAGTCATCAAGGACCTGAAGTACTACGCCTCGGTAGAGCTCCGGGTCGCGGGGATCGACGCCCTCGTGGCCCGCACCGGGTACACGGGGGAGGACGGGTTCGAGCTCTTCGTGCCCGCCGGAGCGGCCCGCGAGCTGTGGCAGAAGGTGCTTGTCGCAGGGGAGCCTCACGGCCTGGTCCCCGCCGGGCTCTCGGCGCGCGACTCGTTGCGCCTCGAAGCCGGCATGCCGCTCTACGGCCACGAGCTCGACACGACCACGACGCCGTTCGAGGCGGGCCTGGGCCGCGTCGTGAAGCTCGACAAGGTCGACGCCGAGGGCAACCCTCTCGACTTCGTGGGCCGCGCGGCCCTGGCGTCCCGCAAGGGCGCTCAGCCTGCGCGCGTGCTCGTGGGCCTCCGTGGCCTGGGAAAGAGGCCGGCTCGCGCGGGATACCCGGTCGTGATCCCGGGCAAGGACCCCGACGTGCAGATCGGCTTCGTGACCTCGGGCGCCCCCTCGCCGACCCTCGGGTATCCGGTCGCCATGGCCTACGTGACGCCCGAGTTCAGCGCCGAGGGCACCGAGCTCGCGGTCGACGTCCGGGGCCGTGAGGAGCCGGTGGTGATCGTGCCCATGCCGTTCTACCGTCGTCCCCAGGCGTCCTGACCCGGGCCCCACGGCTCGATCCCCGTCCCCCGTACCCCCCGATCTCCACCAGCAGACCAGGAGCACCTCATGGCAGACTTCCCCGCCGACCTGCAGTACACCGCCGAGCACGAGTGGCTCGACGCCTCGACCCCCGCCGTCGTCGGCATCACGAGCACGGCCGCCGAGGCCCTCGGTGACATCGTCTACCTCGAGCTGCCCGAGGTCGGCGCGACCGTCACGGCAGGCTCGGTGATCGGTGAGGTCGAGTCGACCAAGTCGGTCTCCGAGCTGTACTCGCCGGTCACCGGGACCGTGGCAGAGGTCAACCAGGCCGCGATCGACGACCCGTCCCTCGTCAACGCCGAGCCGTTCGCCGGCGGCTGGCTGATCAAGGTCGACGTGACCGAGACCGGACCGGTGCTCACGGCCGACGAGTACAGCGCGCTCGTGGGCGGCTGACCGCCCGCCCCCCGGAATCGCCCGAGGGCCGCTCCGCGACACTGTCGCAGGGGCGGCCCTCGGGCGTTTCCGGTTGTCACTCAGCATGCTGGGGAGCAAGACTGTGAGGCGGATCACATTTCTTGTCGCAACGAACGACGGGTGATCCGCGACACATCGGAGATATCGGCCGTTGTTGCCAGAGTCCGGATTTTCGGCATCTGACCTGCGTGGATACTGTGCATCACGCCGCTGGGGACCCCGTCGTGAAAGACCTCTGAGATTGAGGGTGAAGAACCGCGTCATGAATCGCAGGTTCGCCCATCTCTCCCAGTAGCAGCACCTCACCGGATCGACCCATGACGCGATGGGAAGACCGGTCAGCACATGGAGGAAGCATGAGCATCATCGAACTGGCCCGGACAGAGTCGCCGGCCGTCCAGCTCGCAGCACCACTCACCCGCCGTGAGCAGGTCGTGCTGTCGAACCTTTCCGAGGACATCACCCTGGAGCAGATCGCCACCAAGCTGTTCGTCACCCGCAACACCGTGAAGTCGCAGGTGCGCAGCCTCTACCGCAAGCTCGGTGTCTCGACGCGCGCCGAGGCCGTCCAGTGGGCCAAGGACGCAGGTATCCGCTGACACCGGCTCTCGGGGGAGACCCCGCCCGTTTCGCGGGCGGGAAGCACGGGGCGCGGAGCACGTCCGTGGTCGTCGACAGGGGGCCTGGCGCACGCGGGCACGCGTGCCGAGGCCACGGTCGAGCCAGGTCCCGTCATGGTCGGCATGAAACACTGCGCACATGATCTCCCGCCGTCTCGTGGTGGCCGCCGCCGTCGTCGACGACCTCACGAACCCTCGCCTGCTGCTCGCCGCCCGCCGTTCTCGGCCGGTCGAGCTCGCGGGGCGCTGGGAGTTCCCGGGGGGCAAGGTCGATCCGGGGGAGACACCCGTCGACGGGCTGCACCGTGAGCTCCGCGAGGAGCTGGGCGTGCAGGTCGAGCTCGGTGACGAGCTCGCCGGGCCTGACGAAGGCGGCTGGAACATCACGGACCGGCACGTCATGCGTCTGTGGCTCGCCCGCATCGTGGCGGGGGAGCCCGAGCCGCTCGTCGAGCATGACGAGCTGTCCTGGTTGCCGACCGGCGAGTGGGGGAGCGTCGACTGGCTGGACGGCGACGTCCGGATCGTCGACGCGCTCAGCGACTGGGTGGCGCAGGAAGCCGTCTGACCCAGGTCTCGACCTGACGCCTGCTGCGCAGGCGCACGAGAACCGGCGGCGGGTCCTGGCGTGCGACCGTTGCCGGGAGGTCGCGCAACGAGTGCCGCGTGGACCACGCCCACCGGACGACGTGGCCCGGGTCCCGGAGGACCGTCCGCAGCGGTGGCTCGACGTTGCCGTTCCACAGCACCTCGTGCCGCCACGCGCGCCGCAGCGTGCGTGCCACGACCTGGCGCATCGTCGTCGCCACCGGCAGGTCGAGCCACACGACGAGGTCGGCCTCGTCCAGGAGAAGCTGTCGCGCCGCGCGGTACTGCCACTCGACGACGAAACCCTCCTGCCCGACGACGTCGCGCACGTCGTCGAGGAACGTCGCCCGGGGAGTCCATCCCGGGCCGTGGAAGAGCGCGTCGATCTCGGTGTGCGGCAGGTCGAGCCGTGCGGCGACCCGCCGCGCGAGGGTCGTCTTCCCCGACCCCGAGACCCCGGCCACGACGACGCGGCGAGGGCTGTGCCCGAGGTGTGCGACGACGTCGTCCACGGGGCCGAGGAGGGTGAGCACCCGGGGACACTACCCGACGGGCCGGTGACGACCGCCGCTCTGCGGCCGGGCTTCGCCGCGCGGTCACGTCCCGGCGCTGGTATCACGGAGGGACGCAGATCGCGGCGCGCGGGGTAGTCGGACCGGGCATCGCACCTACCTCCGACCGCCCGACCGGGCCTCGTGCACGCACGGCGTCCCCACGCAGAGAGAGGTGCCCCGCATGAGCGACCTCACCGGACTGGGCCCCCCGGCACGACCCGTGAGCGTCACCGTCGCGGTCGCGCTCACGTGGATCGCGGCCGTGACCGACGTCGTGGGCAGCGTCGCGCTGTTCCTGCTCGCGGGCGACGCCGCAGTGACCGGGGCGATCGCCGCGACCCGCGCCGAGATCCAGTTCTTCGCGCTCCTGAGCCTCGTCGTCGGGGTGCTCGTCGTGCTCGTCGCGCTCGGCGTCCAGACCAGGGGGAGGTGGGCGCTCATGGCGATCACGGTCGTCATGCTGCTCCGGGTCGGCGTCGGCGTCTACTCGCTGCTGCGCTTCGGTCCGCACCACCTGACGGGGGCTGTGCTGACGATCGTCGTCGCCCTCCTGGTGCTCGCGCTGCTCTGGAACGGGGCGTCCCGGCGGTACTTCCGCGCGTGACCGACGCGCCCGCACGGAACGACCGACGCCCCCGCTCCCCGTCGAGGGGAGCGGGGGCGTCGTCGAGACCGCGGTCGGGCTTGTTCGTGTGCGGGTCAGCCGTCGGCGGGCTCGCGCGCGGGGTCGCCCTGCGCGGGAGCCTCGTCGGCCGAGACCTGCTGCTCCCCGAGGTGCTTCGGGGTCCACCCCTTGCTGACCGAGCCGATCATCGTCGGCGGCGTGTGCTTGCGGGTCCACGCCTTGAAGACCAGGTACATGACGATCACCAGGACGTAGCGGACCATGGCCAGGAGCGACTGGACCGTGGGCTCGCCGCATCCCAGGGTCGCGCTGGTGTCGTTGAGCGAGTGGACGACCATGACGAGCACGATCCCGCCGATCGCGGCAGGCATCCCCTTGCGGCCGTAGAGGTGCCATGCGCGCCACGCGATCGCGACCGCGATGCCCGTGAAGAGCCAGTGGAACGGCGAGACGCCGAAGATACGGGCGACCTGGGCGGCGATCACCGATCCGGTGGTGACCGCAGGGGTCTCGCCACCGCAGAAGGCGGGACCTGAGGCCGCGGCCGTCTGGTAGGCGTACAGCGTGGTCTCCGCGATCGCGAAGCCGAACCCGGACGCGAGCCCGATCGCGACACCTGCACGCGGGTTGCGGTAGGTACCGAGCAGGAACAGCGCGATGGGGACGAGCAGCTTGGCGGTCTCCTCGGTGAACCCGACGAGGGCCGTCGCGAGCGAGATGCCGCCGATCGAACCGGTGAGGTCGTTGAGGTTCAGGGCGACGAGGAACGTGGCGCCGGCCGAGGCGACCGCGACGGCCGCGACCTGGCGGAGGCCGATCACGTCGCGCAGCGAGAGCTGACGGTCGACG
Proteins encoded:
- a CDS encoding LuxR C-terminal-related transcriptional regulator; this translates as MSIIELARTESPAVQLAAPLTRREQVVLSNLSEDITLEQIATKLFVTRNTVKSQVRSLYRKLGVSTRAEAVQWAKDAGIR
- a CDS encoding AAA family ATPase, with the translated sequence MLTLLGPVDDVVAHLGHSPRRVVVAGVSGSGKTTLARRVAARLDLPHTEIDALFHGPGWTPRATFLDDVRDVVGQEGFVVEWQYRAARQLLLDEADLVVWLDLPVATTMRQVVARTLRRAWRHEVLWNGNVEPPLRTVLRDPGHVVRWAWSTRHSLRDLPATVARQDPPPVLVRLRSRRQVETWVRRLPAPPSR
- the gcvH gene encoding glycine cleavage system protein GcvH — protein: MADFPADLQYTAEHEWLDASTPAVVGITSTAAEALGDIVYLELPEVGATVTAGSVIGEVESTKSVSELYSPVTGTVAEVNQAAIDDPSLVNAEPFAGGWLIKVDVTETGPVLTADEYSALVGG
- a CDS encoding (deoxy)nucleoside triphosphate pyrophosphohydrolase, translated to MISRRLVVAAAVVDDLTNPRLLLAARRSRPVELAGRWEFPGGKVDPGETPVDGLHRELREELGVQVELGDELAGPDEGGWNITDRHVMRLWLARIVAGEPEPLVEHDELSWLPTGEWGSVDWLDGDVRIVDALSDWVAQEAV
- the gcvP gene encoding aminomethyl-transferring glycine dehydrogenase; translated protein: MTQQSSDAFDSAHFPFRHLGPRPVSEDSAGAPSGEVATMLAELGYDSLDALIDAAVPDSIRTDRPLDLPAARTESEVLADLRAIAAKNVVKTQMIGLGYYGTITPPVVRRNVLESPAWYTAYTPYQPEISQGRLEALLNFQTVVLDLTGLEVANASLLDEATALAEAVALMWRAAKGGAGVVALDSELFPQTIAVARARAESVGLPVVVVDLSEGVTAGLVAAGVADQKLIGVVLQQSGTSGVVRDLRPLVAETKEQGALVTIAADLLALTLLVSPGELGADVAVGSAQRFGVPLFYGGPHAAFMAVRKGLERSLPGRLVGVSVDADGDQAYRLALQTREQHIRREKATSNICTAQALLAIVASMYAVYHGPAGLKEIAERVHSRAVALANGLRAAGVEVRHEVFFDTVAAVVPGRAAALVAAAADAGINVYNPDSDHVQIACDETTTPDDVLALVEVFAAGHDLGFVGGGSVLTPELLRTTDYLTHPVFHRHRSETAMLRYLRSLSDKDLALDRTMIPLGSCTMKLNATAEMEAISWPGFADLHPFVPADQALGYAELIDGLQAQLTEITGYAGVSVQPNAGSQGEFAGLLAIRDYHRSRGEEGRDVCLIPASAHGTNAASAALAGMRVVVVATSEKGEVQLDDLRAKLEQHGPQVAAIMITYPSTHGVYEEHVREVCDLVHAVGGQVYIDGANLNALVGLARPGEFGGDVSHLNLHKTFCIPHGGGGPGVGPVAVAEHLVPFLPGNPLTGEGAAPVSAAPFGSAGILPISYAYVALMGPDGLEAATKTAVLAANYLASRLTEHFPVLYTGEAGLVAHECILDLRPITAQTGVTAEDVAKRLMDYGFHAPTLSFPVAGTLMVEPTESEDLAELERFVAAMVAIKAEIDEVAAGTWGIEESPLRGAPHTAAAVVSDAWDKPYSREVAAYPLATLRSGKYWPPVRRIDGARGDRNLVCSCPPIESYS
- a CDS encoding PrsW family glutamic-type intramembrane protease; translation: MMLNILGAVLLIVGFYAAWRLAPKRPDAPAAGWFPDPASKSPRSRLWDGQAWTARVTGGAERANRGHHFRGRFWGRWVWSLAAALVVLGIGIAAYQATENVHVMAVTSFLAMALVCWAFYGFVDRQLSLRDVIGLRQVAAVAVASAGATFLVALNLNDLTGSIGGISLATALVGFTEETAKLLVPIALFLLGTYRNPRAGVAIGLASGFGFAIAETTLYAYQTAAASGPAFCGGETPAVTTGSVIAAQVARIFGVSPFHWLFTGIAVAIAWRAWHLYGRKGMPAAIGGIVLVMVVHSLNDTSATLGCGEPTVQSLLAMVRYVLVIVMYLVFKAWTRKHTPPTMIGSVSKGWTPKHLGEQQVSADEAPAQGDPAREPADG
- the gcvT gene encoding glycine cleavage system aminomethyltransferase GcvT — encoded protein: MTESVQDTTPVADRLSPLHAEHVALGASLTSFGGWQMPLRYTSDLAEHRGVREAAGLFDLSHMGEIEVSGPQAAAALDHALVGNLTAVAVGRARYTMICAEDGSVLDDLVVYRLGEERFLVVANAGNAPLVTDELVRRSKGFDATVTDQAADTALVAVQGPRAEEIVGSLVAPGDVQVIKDLKYYASVELRVAGIDALVARTGYTGEDGFELFVPAGAARELWQKVLVAGEPHGLVPAGLSARDSLRLEAGMPLYGHELDTTTTPFEAGLGRVVKLDKVDAEGNPLDFVGRAALASRKGAQPARVLVGLRGLGKRPARAGYPVVIPGKDPDVQIGFVTSGAPSPTLGYPVAMAYVTPEFSAEGTELAVDVRGREEPVVIVPMPFYRRPQAS